Proteins encoded in a region of the Acidobacteriota bacterium genome:
- a CDS encoding HDOD domain-containing protein encodes MPSTGQIQDPRSFLGDRFDLPPLPAGDLPAAAPNLVPRSLKIVNSAYYDLARPIGELRHAAAYLGADEMQRIGLTVAVMDRLTPDDPDAFRDFWYHAFHTALAARQIARRHMTTCDLEELHIAASLHDIGKLVYMKFFPDAYRQLQVHAGQKGLSLCEAEASLTMPSHADMGTALCRRWKLPGSVLRACLKHELEDLSGGHLDDQQQLICLANLLSGLSTTEMTDVRKNEIREVALTTMGCSEAEFLLLMGELYEMHLKVQQLTDEL; translated from the coding sequence ATGCCATCGACGGGACAGATCCAGGATCCGCGCTCGTTTTTGGGTGATCGTTTCGACCTGCCGCCGCTACCGGCGGGAGATCTCCCCGCCGCCGCCCCTAATCTGGTCCCCCGATCCCTCAAGATCGTCAATTCAGCCTACTACGATCTCGCCCGCCCGATCGGAGAACTGCGACACGCCGCGGCCTACCTCGGTGCCGACGAGATGCAGCGGATCGGTCTGACGGTGGCCGTGATGGATCGCCTGACTCCCGACGACCCCGACGCGTTCCGCGACTTCTGGTATCACGCCTTCCACACCGCCCTGGCGGCACGACAGATCGCGCGACGGCACATGACCACCTGCGACCTGGAGGAGCTGCACATCGCCGCGTCGCTCCATGACATCGGCAAACTTGTCTACATGAAGTTCTTTCCCGATGCCTATCGACAACTGCAGGTTCATGCCGGGCAAAAGGGTCTGAGCCTCTGCGAAGCCGAGGCCTCCTTGACGATGCCGAGCCACGCGGACATGGGCACCGCCCTCTGTCGTCGGTGGAAACTACCGGGGTCGGTGTTGCGCGCATGCCTGAAACACGAACTGGAAGATCTCTCCGGCGGTCATCTGGACGATCAGCAGCAGTTGATCTGTCTGGCCAACTTGCTTTCCGGATTGTCAACCACGGAGATGACCGACGTCCGGAAGAACGAGATCCGTGAGGTCGCGCTGACCACGATGGGATGCAGTGAAGCCGAGTTCCTGCTGCTGATGGGGGAGTTGTACGAGATGCACCTGAAGGTTCAGCAGCTCACGGATGAACTCTAG
- a CDS encoding long-chain fatty acid--CoA ligase, whose amino-acid sequence MEHQNVCELLRDLTDSFPTQAAFRYAKDEQWVSVTRRESYRVARITSRALISLGVQVGDRVAILGETSYEWMLADVGNVLCGGVTVGIYPSNLPEDCRYILEHSDADLLFVDGSEQLDKIREVRGQLPRIRCIVTFEGESIPEEQILSFDDFLALAEEVTEETLQERWGQLTPDSLATIVYTSGTTGVPKGVMITHDNLLFTTWSVSQRLSLAGKNYTTLLFLPLAHVYGRLVVWWCLRDGTEVAFCDNLARLPEALREVRPHWVPCVPRVYEKIYDRITATADACGGIRKTLFYWAMAVGHQRSRLEQAGQPIPLGLRLKNAVAHRIAFKKIQDVFGGQMVFGVSGAAPLNQTLAEFFHAAGVLILEGIGMTENSSFSNVNTKVDNRFGTVGLAGPGIEISIASDGEVLFRGRNVMKGYFKNDEATAESIDADGWLHSGDIGEIDDGYLTITDRKKDLIVTAGGKNIAPQRIERILRTSPFVSHAVAYGDRRKFIVALITLEHSAVESWAKDHGHDGETVETLSNHPDLRRRVEEEIQRLNEQLASFETVKRIHLIADDLSIENGELTPTMKVKRKVVFERYGDALAALYDNGPAPD is encoded by the coding sequence ATGGAGCATCAAAACGTCTGTGAGTTACTTCGCGACCTCACGGACAGTTTCCCAACTCAGGCCGCTTTCCGCTACGCCAAAGATGAACAATGGGTTTCCGTTACGCGACGAGAATCCTACCGCGTCGCGCGAATCACGTCGCGAGCGCTGATCTCCCTCGGAGTCCAGGTCGGCGATCGGGTCGCCATCCTGGGCGAGACCTCCTACGAGTGGATGCTGGCCGACGTCGGGAACGTTCTCTGTGGCGGCGTGACCGTCGGGATCTACCCCTCCAACCTGCCCGAGGACTGTCGCTACATCCTGGAGCACAGCGATGCGGATCTGCTGTTTGTCGACGGGTCGGAGCAACTGGATAAGATCCGAGAGGTCCGCGGCCAGCTACCACGAATCCGCTGCATCGTCACCTTTGAAGGCGAGAGCATCCCTGAGGAACAGATCCTCTCGTTCGACGACTTCCTGGCTCTCGCCGAGGAAGTGACCGAGGAGACGCTGCAGGAACGATGGGGACAATTGACTCCCGACTCGTTGGCCACCATCGTCTACACGTCGGGAACCACCGGTGTGCCGAAGGGGGTGATGATCACCCACGACAATCTGTTGTTCACGACGTGGTCCGTCTCGCAACGTCTGAGTCTGGCGGGGAAGAACTACACGACGCTTCTGTTCCTACCGTTAGCCCATGTCTACGGTCGGTTGGTGGTCTGGTGGTGCCTACGGGACGGCACCGAGGTCGCCTTTTGCGACAACCTGGCCCGACTGCCGGAGGCGCTCCGAGAGGTGAGACCCCACTGGGTGCCCTGTGTCCCACGGGTCTACGAGAAGATCTACGACCGGATCACCGCGACTGCCGATGCCTGCGGGGGGATCCGCAAGACGCTCTTCTACTGGGCGATGGCGGTGGGGCATCAACGCAGTCGGCTGGAGCAAGCCGGTCAACCGATCCCGTTGGGACTGCGGCTGAAGAACGCCGTCGCCCACCGGATCGCGTTCAAGAAGATTCAGGATGTGTTCGGTGGACAGATGGTCTTCGGTGTCTCCGGTGCCGCGCCGTTGAATCAAACCCTGGCCGAGTTCTTTCACGCGGCCGGGGTGCTGATCCTGGAGGGGATCGGCATGACCGAGAACTCTTCGTTCAGCAATGTAAACACGAAGGTCGACAACCGATTCGGAACGGTGGGTCTGGCCGGACCCGGTATCGAAATCTCCATCGCCTCGGACGGGGAGGTGTTGTTCCGTGGCCGCAACGTGATGAAGGGCTACTTCAAGAACGACGAGGCGACGGCCGAGTCGATCGACGCCGACGGTTGGCTGCATTCCGGAGATATCGGCGAGATAGACGATGGCTACCTGACAATCACCGACCGAAAGAAGGACCTGATCGTCACCGCCGGTGGCAAGAACATCGCCCCGCAACGCATCGAGCGCATCCTCCGGACGTCGCCGTTTGTCAGTCACGCGGTCGCCTATGGCGATCGTCGGAAGTTCATCGTCGCCCTGATCACCCTGGAGCACTCGGCGGTCGAGAGCTGGGCCAAGGATCACGGGCATGACGGTGAGACCGTCGAGACCCTTTCCAACCACCCGGACCTGCGGCGTCGGGTCGAGGAGGAGATCCAGCGTCTCAACGAGCAGTTGGCCTCGTTCGAGACCGTCAAGCGAATCCACCTGATCGCCGACGATTTGTCCATCGAGAACGGCGAATTGACGCCTACGATGAAGGTCAAGCGTAAGGTGGTTTTCGAGCGATACGGGGATGCTCTCGCCGCGCTCTACGACAACGGCCCCGCCCCCGACTGA
- a CDS encoding DNA-3-methyladenine glycosylase I translates to MARKTRKRCWWCGDDPLYVSYHDKEWGKPIRRDRKLFEMLILEGAQAGLSWITVLRKRDRYREQFRQFDPAVVAAFGKADVQRMMADPGVIRNRAKLESAIDNARVFLKIRDEFGTFSKYLWGFVDGQPIIHRRRRPKDVPAKTPLAESLSKDLKTRGMRFVGPTILYAYMQSVGMVNDHLVDCFRYPELGGR, encoded by the coding sequence GTGGCACGCAAGACACGAAAGCGCTGTTGGTGGTGTGGGGACGATCCTCTTTACGTTTCCTACCACGACAAGGAGTGGGGAAAACCGATCCGCCGAGATCGAAAGCTATTCGAGATGTTGATCCTCGAGGGGGCGCAGGCCGGTCTCAGTTGGATCACGGTCCTTCGCAAACGGGATCGCTACCGAGAGCAGTTCCGTCAGTTCGATCCGGCGGTGGTGGCCGCGTTCGGCAAGGCCGACGTCCAGCGGATGATGGCCGACCCCGGCGTCATCCGAAATCGGGCCAAGCTAGAGTCGGCCATCGACAACGCGCGTGTGTTTCTTAAAATAAGGGACGAATTCGGCACCTTCAGCAAGTACCTATGGGGCTTCGTGGACGGCCAACCGATCATCCACCGTCGTCGGCGACCGAAAGACGTTCCGGCCAAGACGCCACTCGCAGAGAGTCTCAGCAAGGATCTCAAGACGCGGGGGATGCGTTTCGTCGGTCCGACCATCCTCTATGCCTACATGCAGTCGGTAGGGATGGTGAACGATCACCTGGTGGACTGTTTTCGGTATCCGGAACTGGGAGGTCGCTAG
- a CDS encoding secondary thiamine-phosphate synthase enzyme YjbQ, whose translation MQQQTTEFIIETPGKRLIDITEEIVGWVGDQGIPTGLLTLHLQHTSASLLIQENADPEVQRDLERFFARLVPEGDPLFRHTCEGPDDMPAHVRTALTATGLSIPVRDGRPTLGTWQGIYLYEHRTAPHRRRIAAHLLGQ comes from the coding sequence ATCCAACAGCAAACCACAGAATTTATTATCGAAACCCCCGGGAAGCGACTAATCGACATCACCGAGGAGATCGTCGGCTGGGTGGGGGATCAGGGGATCCCGACGGGACTCCTCACGCTCCATCTCCAGCACACCTCCGCCTCGCTCCTGATTCAGGAGAACGCGGATCCGGAGGTGCAACGGGATCTGGAGCGGTTCTTCGCCCGCCTGGTGCCCGAGGGCGACCCGCTCTTTCGACACACCTGTGAGGGGCCCGACGACATGCCGGCCCATGTGCGGACGGCGCTGACGGCGACGGGGCTCTCCATCCCGGTCCGGGACGGTCGGCCGACCCTGGGGACCTGGCAGGGGATCTATCTGTACGAACACCGAACGGCACCCCACCGTCGTAGAATCGCCGCCCACCTTCTGGGTCAGTGA
- a CDS encoding TonB family protein: MDYKILIVDGDSKAVDSIRKPLVEAGYEVVSCDTAAAAPAMLTEHKPHLVMIEAAICDGSGIRLCRDLNATEEGLTTPMVLFGGLEIAEQAASLPVGECGWDQLIDKNVDSEQLVIICRELLGDTRPQTTEERNAAIDAAADALDEAAPAPDETSSIADQTDAALNGGKTLLPSEEVSSAMGALESIIDDGTVDEAEVPEIVDAKSGGDFSHVLQEMQQEPAGDPKSIDLPPLPAEEPQSDLASAEAELSDDVGQDIDSHLESLFNDGLPPAEAPIEPSLPLPVSDDAEAETISAVEAQPVIETEDATVTEPAGATVVDPVEETEAKPAPWSPAAQVSFPDLPARKPSRSWMVAAGIGFVVVFGGITLLMIGGGGDDSGSGGNTEVAQAGTLGEINMMQAPEPMKPPAFLEETETPEPTETAAVEEPKPAPTKKPVKVAEKPVRTVAAVQPKPEPRKPEPKKPEPKKPEPKPTVVESKPVIAEPIRTEPVRTEPVEIIATPVVEAPAVVEIEPVIEAEPEVASVPEPEPFVEPEPEIVESPPVVAEPVLTEPILVKRVDPEIPPRSLKRGQRAVIVLKVLVDENGRIGRVLVEEGQSGSPLEAAAISAVLRWRYEPATEDGVSIRSWALARFVFER, from the coding sequence GTGGACTACAAGATTCTGATCGTTGACGGCGATTCAAAGGCTGTCGACAGCATTCGTAAACCTCTGGTCGAGGCGGGTTACGAGGTTGTCAGCTGCGATACCGCGGCCGCTGCGCCAGCGATGTTGACGGAACACAAACCGCATCTGGTGATGATCGAAGCCGCCATCTGCGACGGTTCCGGAATACGCCTCTGTCGTGACCTGAACGCGACGGAAGAGGGCCTCACGACGCCGATGGTGTTGTTTGGAGGACTCGAGATCGCCGAACAGGCAGCCTCCCTCCCGGTCGGCGAATGTGGTTGGGACCAGTTGATCGACAAGAACGTCGATTCCGAACAGCTCGTCATCATCTGTCGCGAACTACTCGGAGACACCCGACCTCAGACGACGGAAGAACGAAACGCGGCGATCGATGCCGCCGCCGACGCCCTCGATGAGGCCGCGCCGGCCCCGGACGAGACTTCGTCGATCGCCGATCAGACCGATGCGGCACTCAATGGTGGCAAGACACTCCTACCGAGCGAAGAAGTCTCCTCGGCCATGGGTGCGTTAGAGTCGATCATCGACGACGGCACCGTGGACGAGGCCGAAGTGCCGGAGATTGTCGATGCCAAGAGCGGCGGTGATTTTTCCCACGTCTTGCAGGAGATGCAGCAGGAACCCGCCGGTGACCCGAAGTCGATTGACCTACCGCCGCTGCCTGCCGAAGAGCCTCAGTCCGATCTGGCCTCGGCCGAGGCTGAGCTGTCCGACGACGTCGGGCAGGATATCGACAGCCACCTGGAATCGCTGTTCAACGATGGGCTGCCCCCGGCCGAGGCACCGATCGAGCCGAGTCTGCCGCTCCCCGTCAGCGACGATGCGGAAGCCGAGACGATCTCTGCCGTCGAAGCCCAGCCGGTCATCGAGACGGAAGACGCGACCGTCACCGAACCGGCGGGCGCAACCGTCGTCGACCCCGTCGAGGAGACGGAGGCTAAACCGGCGCCGTGGTCCCCGGCTGCACAGGTCTCGTTCCCCGATCTCCCGGCTCGCAAACCCTCCCGTTCCTGGATGGTCGCCGCCGGTATCGGCTTCGTCGTCGTGTTCGGTGGCATCACGCTACTGATGATTGGCGGTGGCGGCGACGACAGCGGATCCGGCGGCAACACCGAAGTCGCCCAGGCGGGTACACTGGGCGAGATCAACATGATGCAAGCGCCGGAACCGATGAAGCCTCCGGCATTCCTGGAAGAGACCGAAACGCCGGAGCCAACCGAGACCGCCGCGGTCGAGGAGCCGAAACCGGCGCCCACGAAGAAACCGGTGAAGGTCGCCGAGAAACCGGTTCGAACCGTCGCGGCGGTGCAGCCGAAACCGGAACCCAGGAAACCCGAACCCAAGAAACCTGAGCCGAAGAAGCCGGAACCCAAACCGACGGTGGTCGAATCGAAGCCGGTGATTGCCGAGCCGATCAGAACCGAGCCGGTCAGAACCGAGCCCGTCGAGATCATCGCCACACCCGTTGTCGAAGCTCCCGCGGTGGTCGAAATCGAACCGGTGATCGAAGCCGAGCCGGAGGTTGCCAGCGTCCCGGAGCCCGAACCGTTCGTGGAGCCGGAACCCGAAATCGTTGAATCGCCCCCGGTGGTCGCAGAGCCGGTCCTCACGGAACCGATCCTGGTGAAGCGAGTCGATCCGGAGATCCCACCGCGATCCCTGAAACGGGGTCAGCGTGCCGTGATCGTGTTGAAGGTGCTGGTGGACGAGAACGGCCGTATCGGTCGCGTGCTGGTCGAAGAGGGGCAGAGCGGATCTCCGCTGGAAGCGGCAGCGATCAGTGCGGTCCTGCGATGGCGGTACGAGCCGGCAACCGAGGACGGGGTGTCCATCCGTTCATGGGCCCTGGCACGGTTCGTCTTCGAGCGTTAG
- a CDS encoding phospholipid carrier-dependent glycosyltransferase, with protein sequence MQSHSKTDTTWFRCLGVGLLLAIQFAILIPGILDLTATYDEHTHLPSGYTYLKTGDFRLNSQHPPFVKLLAATPLLALEPQLNLNDPAWRGPRQDEWAFGARFLYTNDTDRLLFWGRLPVVLLSLLLSGYVFVWARQLFCPAAGWLSLLLSVFSPTLLAHSRFVTFDAPLAVFVTMALYHFWRWQRDGTTLHASLGGLALGLALATKFSGLILLPVLAILLGLCAVQKVQRTGKLLLGAALALALAALVIQACYFFPFSFEPYLDGVTRVNADRDPNFSYFLMGEFSTGGFWNYFLVAFLVKTPLPLLLGLLATGALYRRFKRISLRDEAFLWVPVLLFLLVTSWKADNIGVRYLLPIYPLLFIAVGRLAKGWNGGRPSRVALVLLVLWYAGGTLRVQPDQLAFFNEIAGGAEGGHRWLDDSNISWGQDVKRIKWWMDDNGVDRIKFRYGRNVAPGHYGIRSVPVSDAEWLGDPPPGLYAFDTHELIRGRLHEQKNPAFKTDWLERYEPIARIGYSCYVFRFD encoded by the coding sequence TTGCAGTCACACAGCAAAACTGACACGACGTGGTTCCGCTGTCTCGGCGTCGGTCTCCTGTTGGCGATCCAGTTTGCGATCCTCATTCCGGGAATCCTGGACCTGACCGCGACCTACGATGAGCACACCCACCTTCCGTCGGGTTACACGTATCTGAAGACCGGTGACTTCCGTCTTAACTCGCAGCACCCTCCGTTCGTGAAACTGCTGGCGGCGACGCCGCTCCTGGCTCTGGAGCCCCAGCTGAATCTCAACGACCCGGCCTGGCGTGGACCGCGACAGGACGAGTGGGCGTTTGGCGCTCGGTTCCTCTACACCAACGACACCGACCGACTGCTGTTCTGGGGGCGTCTACCGGTCGTCTTGTTGTCGCTGCTGTTGTCGGGCTACGTCTTCGTCTGGGCGCGCCAGCTGTTCTGCCCCGCCGCAGGCTGGTTATCCCTACTGTTGAGCGTCTTTTCGCCGACGCTTCTGGCCCACTCGCGATTCGTCACGTTCGACGCACCTCTGGCGGTCTTCGTGACGATGGCGCTCTACCACTTCTGGCGTTGGCAGCGAGACGGCACGACTCTTCACGCCAGCCTGGGCGGGCTTGCGTTGGGTCTGGCGCTGGCGACGAAGTTCTCGGGTCTGATCTTGTTGCCGGTGTTGGCGATTCTCCTGGGTCTCTGTGCGGTGCAGAAGGTGCAGCGCACGGGGAAGCTATTGCTGGGTGCGGCTCTGGCGTTGGCTCTGGCGGCTCTGGTCATTCAGGCCTGTTATTTCTTTCCGTTCAGCTTCGAGCCCTATCTTGACGGGGTGACGCGGGTCAACGCCGATCGAGACCCGAACTTTTCCTACTTCCTGATGGGAGAGTTCAGCACCGGCGGCTTCTGGAATTACTTCCTGGTCGCATTCCTCGTCAAGACACCGCTGCCGCTGTTGCTCGGTCTGCTGGCAACCGGGGCACTCTATCGACGCTTCAAAAGGATCTCGCTGAGAGACGAGGCGTTCTTGTGGGTCCCGGTGTTGCTGTTCCTGTTGGTGACTTCGTGGAAGGCCGACAACATCGGAGTTCGTTATCTCTTGCCGATTTACCCCCTACTCTTCATCGCGGTTGGGCGACTGGCAAAGGGATGGAACGGCGGACGGCCATCGCGCGTGGCGTTAGTGCTCCTGGTGTTGTGGTACGCCGGCGGGACGTTACGGGTTCAACCCGATCAACTGGCGTTCTTCAATGAGATCGCCGGCGGTGCCGAGGGCGGGCATCGTTGGCTGGACGACTCGAACATCTCGTGGGGGCAGGACGTAAAACGAATCAAGTGGTGGATGGATGACAACGGGGTGGACCGCATCAAGTTCCGCTACGGTCGGAACGTCGCACCGGGTCACTACGGAATCCGTAGCGTGCCGGTCTCCGACGCCGAATGGCTCGGGGACCCGCCTCCCGGTCTGTACGCGTTCGATACCCACGAGTTGATCCGTGGCCGATTGCACGAGCAAAAGAACCCGGCGTTCAAGACCGACTGGTTGGAGCGCTACGAGCCGATCGCACGGATCGGTTACTCGTGCTACGTCTTTCGTTTCGACTAA
- a CDS encoding NAD(P)-dependent alcohol dehydrogenase: protein MRAVEIGDGFGLDKLRTVRRSAAAVGPGEVRVALRRASLNYRDLLMVRGQYNPRQPLPLIPCSDGVGEIVEIGRDVQLHKNGDRVMTLFAQGWIDGDPTPERVGRTLGGPLDGTLCQSIVLPEHGVVKTPDYLTDDEAATLPCAALTAWSALTGSDPSVNGRTIVVEGTGGVSLFALQLGVHLGARVWVTSSSDAKLERAREFGASYTVNYREQPDWSKFVKETTDGRGVDQVIEVGGAETLPQALRSVRMGGTISLIGNLTGLVTELNLAPILMRQVRVQGIFVGHRAQFVAMNRTLEEAQLRPVVDRTFSLNDCVAAFEHMAAGRHFGKITVDLSDKP, encoded by the coding sequence ATGAGAGCAGTAGAGATCGGTGACGGGTTCGGCCTCGACAAGCTGCGGACCGTCCGGCGGTCGGCGGCGGCCGTAGGCCCGGGAGAGGTTCGGGTCGCCCTGCGACGGGCCTCCCTCAACTACCGAGACCTGTTGATGGTCCGCGGCCAGTACAACCCTCGCCAGCCACTTCCGTTGATTCCCTGCTCCGACGGTGTCGGTGAGATCGTCGAGATCGGCCGCGACGTCCAGCTTCACAAAAACGGCGACCGGGTGATGACGCTCTTCGCTCAGGGCTGGATCGACGGCGATCCCACACCGGAGCGGGTCGGACGAACCCTTGGCGGACCGTTGGACGGGACGCTCTGTCAGTCCATCGTGTTGCCGGAGCACGGGGTCGTGAAGACGCCGGACTACCTCACCGACGATGAGGCGGCGACACTGCCCTGTGCGGCGCTGACGGCCTGGAGTGCATTGACCGGATCCGATCCCTCCGTCAACGGCCGCACGATCGTTGTCGAGGGCACCGGAGGCGTCTCGCTCTTCGCGTTGCAGTTGGGCGTTCATCTGGGTGCCCGCGTGTGGGTCACCTCCAGCTCCGATGCAAAACTCGAGCGAGCCAGAGAGTTTGGGGCCAGCTACACCGTCAACTATCGAGAGCAGCCGGACTGGTCGAAGTTCGTGAAGGAGACCACCGACGGTCGCGGCGTCGATCAGGTCATCGAGGTCGGAGGTGCGGAGACCCTTCCGCAGGCGCTGCGGAGTGTGCGGATGGGTGGCACGATCAGCCTGATCGGAAACCTGACCGGGCTTGTGACGGAGCTGAACCTGGCACCGATCCTGATGCGTCAGGTCCGGGTGCAGGGGATCTTCGTCGGGCATCGAGCACAGTTTGTCGCGATGAACCGCACCCTGGAGGAGGCCCAGCTACGACCGGTCGTCGATCGAACGTTCTCGTTGAACGACTGCGTTGCCGCTTTCGAGCACATGGCGGCCGGACGGCACTTCGGCAAGATCACCGTCGATCTCTCGGACAAGCCATGA
- a CDS encoding DUF4388 domain-containing protein, which yields MAINGNISTMSLTDLLRWAHGNRKQGVLELERNKIRKQILFEQGRIASCSTQDPTLLLGQFLISRGKITPAQLKECLAMQEESGQTLGIILPELGLMTTEELDDECRAKVEESLYGLFDWTEAVFRFNEFVDIEGHAIAIDLEVEEVIEKGTLRRQELERIRGVFTHSAIVLQQTDQQTPAKIRTSGMASRILDTIDGERSIAEILLHAHATEYLVLRFLFTLFQRNVVSIREEYEGTRGNTLLDSPEPAVDCPAVDPVAEEPIVNPEVADVVDDQEPIDIDIQFSTPEELLSGVTSVETPVEPPSEAPHVSELGSRIRLYEQLVERGEYYGALDIISDCYRRHPGDSYLRHLVLQAESSFLKDARQGTLELTRVPVAIISPEQASEAIQPSERFLMGMLDGKNNIKSILWTAPLRELDLFRALYQLLVKGMIELRDADGANEGIRPAAVLWV from the coding sequence ATGGCGATCAATGGAAATATCTCGACCATGTCTCTCACCGATCTCCTGCGCTGGGCGCATGGGAATCGGAAGCAAGGCGTTCTGGAACTAGAGCGAAACAAGATTCGCAAACAGATCCTCTTCGAGCAAGGGCGAATCGCCTCCTGCTCGACGCAGGATCCCACCCTACTACTGGGACAGTTTCTCATCTCTCGGGGCAAGATCACGCCGGCGCAGTTGAAGGAGTGCCTGGCCATGCAGGAGGAGTCCGGCCAGACTCTCGGCATCATCCTGCCGGAACTTGGTCTGATGACCACCGAGGAGCTCGACGACGAGTGTCGCGCCAAGGTCGAGGAGAGCCTCTACGGTCTGTTCGATTGGACCGAAGCCGTCTTCCGATTCAACGAATTCGTCGACATCGAGGGACACGCCATCGCCATCGATCTCGAGGTTGAGGAGGTCATCGAGAAGGGCACCCTTCGTCGCCAGGAGTTGGAGCGGATTCGAGGTGTCTTCACCCATTCCGCCATCGTGCTGCAACAGACCGATCAGCAGACGCCTGCAAAAATCCGGACCAGCGGGATGGCTTCGCGGATCCTCGATACCATCGACGGAGAGCGCAGCATCGCCGAGATCCTGCTTCATGCCCACGCGACCGAATACCTGGTCCTCCGTTTTCTTTTTACGCTGTTCCAGCGCAATGTCGTCTCGATCCGCGAGGAGTACGAGGGCACTCGGGGCAACACGTTGTTGGATTCGCCGGAACCGGCCGTCGATTGTCCCGCAGTGGACCCGGTCGCCGAAGAGCCCATCGTGAACCCGGAAGTTGCCGACGTTGTCGATGATCAAGAACCCATTGACATCGACATTCAGTTTTCGACACCCGAAGAGTTGTTATCCGGCGTGACGTCCGTCGAGACGCCCGTCGAGCCGCCAAGCGAGGCACCTCATGTTTCGGAGCTTGGTTCCAGGATTCGACTCTACGAGCAACTGGTCGAGCGTGGGGAGTACTACGGCGCACTGGACATAATCAGCGATTGCTACCGACGACATCCAGGCGATAGCTACCTCCGTCATCTGGTCTTGCAGGCGGAATCGAGCTTCCTGAAAGACGCACGACAAGGAACGCTGGAGCTTACGCGGGTGCCGGTGGCGATCATCTCACCGGAGCAGGCCAGCGAAGCGATTCAGCCTAGCGAGCGGTTCCTGATGGGCATGCTGGACGGCAAGAATAATATCAAGTCGATCCTGTGGACAGCACCCCTGCGCGAACTGGATCTGTTTCGCGCGCTGTATCAACTACTCGTCAAGGGCATGATCGAGTTGAGGGATGCGGACGGGGCTAACGAAGGGATTCGTCCTGCGGCCGTCCTCTGGGTCTGA